A window of Juglans regia cultivar Chandler chromosome 7, Walnut 2.0, whole genome shotgun sequence contains these coding sequences:
- the LOC109000814 gene encoding UDP-glycosyltransferase 74F2-like, with product MENKAYRGHDLALPYPSQGHINPLLQFSKRLASKGLKATVATTVFIYNAMEPHNSPGGSVQFETISDGYDEGGFLQAESIHAYLTRMEARGSKTLSDLILKHKDTANPIDCIIYDPFLPWALEVAKMFGLPGAAFFTQACAVNFIYYQAHHGLLKLPISSTPISIPGFPLLDLEDMPSFISVSGSYPAYFAMVLNQFSNTDKADWVLVNTFYELELQVVDTMSKVCRLLTIGPTIPSFYLDNRIEKDTDYGLHLFTLDSSVCINWLNRKPAGSVVYVSFGSMAGLSKQQMKEVAFALKGSDFYFLWVVRASEEANLPENFVEEVGDKGLVVQWSPQLEVLSNKAVGCFLTHCGWNSTVEALSLAVPMVGMPQWTDQSTNAKFVEDVWKVGIKVKIDDHENGIVGREEIQSCIREVMEGERGREMKENAKKWRALAVAAVSEGGSSDKNIDEFISKVTRR from the exons atggaaaACAAAGCATACAGAGGCCATGACTTAGCGCTACCTTATCCAAGCCAAGGCCACATAAACCCTTTGCTGCAATTCTCAAAGAGATTGGCCTCCAAAGGGCTTAAAGCAACCGTAGCCACCACCGTCTTCATCTACAACGCCATGGAGCCCCATAACTCACCGGGAGGCTCCGTCCAATTTGAAACGATATCGGACGGCTATGATGAAGGTGGGTTCCTCCAAGCCGAAAGCATCCATGCCTATCTCACCCGCATGGAAGCCAGAGGCTCAAAAACCCTATCCGACCTCATCCTCAAGCACAAAGACACAGCAAACCCTATTGATTGCATAATATATGACCCTTTTTTGCCTTGGGCTTTGGAAGTAGCCAAAATGTTTGGCTTGCCTGGAGCTGCTTTCTTTACTCAAGCTTGTGCtgttaatttcatatactatCAAGCGCATCACGGGCTCTTGAAGCTCCCGATATCTTCCACACCCATCTCCATTCCTGGTTTCCCGTTGCTTGACCTTGAGGACATGCCATCTTTCATCTCTGTGTCCGGGTCTTATCCGGCTTACTTCGCGATGGTGCTAAATCAATTTTCTAACACAGACAAAGCTGATTGGGTTCTTGTCAACACTTTCTATGAGCTAGAGCTTCAG GTGGTGGATACCATGTCAAAAGTTTGCAGATTGCTGACGATTGGGCCAACAATTCCATCCTTCTACTTAGACAACCGTATCGAAAAGGACACAGATTATGGGCTTCATCTTTTCACATTAGATTCTTCTGTTTGCATCAATTGGCTCAACAGGAAACCAGCAGGATCTGTTGTTTACGTGTCGTTCGGTAGCATGGCCGGTTTAAGCAAACAGCAAATGAAGGAAGTGGCATTTGCTTTAAAAGGAAgcgatttctattttttgtggGTAGTCAGGGCCTCAGAGGAAGCAAACCTCCCAGAAAACTTTGTGGAAGAGGTAGGCGATAAGGGCCTCGTGGTGCAGTGGAGCCCTCAACTGGAAGTGCTATCGAATAAGGCAGTTGGGTGCTTTCTCACGCACTGTGGGTGGAATTCGACCGTTGAGGCATTGAGCTTGGCAGTGCCGATGGTGGGGATGCCACAGTGGACTGACCAAAGTACAAATGCCAAGTTTGTTGAGGATGTGTGGAAGGTGGGAATTAAGGTCAAGATTGATGATCACGAGAATGGCATTGTGGGGAGAGAAGAGATTCAATCTTGCATTAGGGAAGTAATggagggggagagagggagagagatgaagGAGAATGCCAAGAAATGGAGGGCTTTGGCTGTAGCAGCAGTAAGTGAGGGTGGTTCTTCGGACAAGAATATTGATGAATTCATATCTAAAGTGACGAGGCGTTAG
- the LOC108981956 gene encoding profilin-3 produces the protein MSWQTYVDEHLMCEIDGQHLTAAAIIGHDGSVWAQSSSFPQFKPEEIAAIMKDFDEPGSLAPTGLHLGGTKYMVIQGEAGAVIRGKKGAGGITVKKTGQALIFGIYDEPLTPGQCNMIVERLGDYLVEQGL, from the exons ATGTCGTGGCAAACGTACGTTGATGAGCACCTGATGTGCGAGATCGACGGCCAGCATCTCACCGCAGCAGCCATCATCGGCCACGATGGCAGTGTCTGGGCACAGAGCTCCAGCTTCCCTCAG TTTAAGCCGGAAGAAATTGCAGCGATCATGAAAGATTTTGATGAACCTGGCTCTCTTGCCCCAACTGGGTTGCACCTTGGCGGCACAAAATACATGGTCATCCAGGGAGAGGCTGGAGCTGTTATTCGTGGGAAGAAG GGTGCCGGTGGCATCACTGTGAAAAAAACCGGCCAAGCTTTGATTTTTGGAATATACGATGAACCTTTGACTCCTGGACAGTGTAACATGATTGTTGAGAGGTTGGGGGATTATCTGGTTGAACAGGGCCTGTAG